A genomic stretch from Thermoplasma sp. Kam2015 includes:
- a CDS encoding GNAT family N-acetyltransferase, with protein MQITVKRLAAEDVDALIEIARESWRWTYRDIYSNEFIERWISEKYSKEKILNEIIRSLSNFDTIFLGALVNSTLTGFIELKIIADKAELLRLYLKPEYTRRGIGKLLLSEAEKIMNTKGIVEWRLYVHQQNSIGVLFYKKNGFEVKDIDGDDFVMEKRYKS; from the coding sequence ATGCAGATCACGGTCAAAAGATTGGCAGCTGAAGATGTAGATGCCCTGATTGAAATTGCCAGAGAATCATGGAGATGGACATACAGAGACATTTACAGTAACGAATTCATCGAGCGCTGGATAAGTGAGAAGTATTCTAAGGAAAAAATTTTAAATGAGATAATAAGGTCTCTATCAAACTTTGATACAATTTTCCTTGGCGCTCTTGTAAATTCAACACTGACTGGATTCATAGAATTAAAGATCATTGCTGATAAAGCTGAATTACTCCGCCTATACCTAAAGCCAGAATACACACGCAGAGGAATAGGAAAATTATTGTTGTCTGAGGCTGAGAAAATTATGAATACGAAAGGTATTGTAGAATGGAGATTATACGTTCACCAACAAAACAGTATTGGCGTACTGTTTTATAAAAAGAATGGATTCGAAGTTAAGGATATTGATGGGGACGATTTCGTAATGGAAAAAAGGTACAAATCTTGA
- a CDS encoding polyprenyl synthetase family protein, which translates to MKSFLDWELELHSKVEEVNEKLLDTVRSEEPDLDRMARYTIEAGGKRFRPLLTILAYESSTDEPYFKILDLAAGYELIHTASLIHDDIIDNSPMRRGRPTLSYKEGINNAIVVADYLFAKAYELGSRYGPVVSKVMADASSRLAEGQILEAFNLGNLNIKEETYYKIIENKTAHFFEACAKGATIAANADLNTRNMLSGFAFNLGMAFQVTDDILDITGDDKYTGKPTFVDIKHDALTLPIIYALHNSEQADREKIIGMINGSIEIDKDLLKKIFLRSGSLDYSFGIAKRFITTAMEYLKGVTRSPDIDLLMELALMVIDRIEIYR; encoded by the coding sequence ATGAAGAGCTTCTTGGATTGGGAATTGGAGCTTCACAGTAAGGTGGAGGAGGTTAACGAGAAACTCCTTGATACGGTTAGAAGTGAGGAGCCTGATTTAGACAGAATGGCTAGATATACCATTGAGGCGGGTGGAAAACGTTTTCGGCCATTGCTTACAATACTTGCCTACGAATCCAGCACCGATGAGCCTTATTTTAAGATTCTGGATCTGGCAGCGGGATATGAACTCATCCATACTGCCAGCTTGATACATGATGATATAATAGATAATTCGCCCATGAGAAGGGGAAGACCAACGTTGAGTTATAAGGAAGGAATAAACAACGCAATAGTGGTAGCCGATTATCTCTTTGCCAAGGCCTATGAACTCGGTTCCAGATACGGTCCAGTTGTATCTAAGGTTATGGCAGATGCATCCAGCAGGCTGGCCGAGGGTCAGATTCTGGAGGCATTCAACCTTGGAAATCTCAATATTAAAGAGGAGACCTATTACAAGATAATAGAGAATAAGACAGCTCACTTTTTTGAAGCCTGCGCCAAGGGAGCTACGATAGCTGCAAATGCCGATCTAAACACAAGAAATATGCTTTCTGGCTTTGCATTCAATCTCGGCATGGCATTCCAGGTAACAGACGACATTCTGGATATAACCGGAGATGATAAGTATACAGGGAAACCAACATTCGTAGATATAAAGCATGATGCACTCACGCTTCCTATAATCTATGCGTTGCATAATTCTGAACAGGCAGACAGGGAGAAGATCATAGGAATGATCAATGGCAGCATAGAGATAGATAAGGATCTGCTCAAGAAAATATTTCTGAGAAGCGGATCACTGGATTATTCATTTGGCATAGCTAAGCGCTTCATAACAACCGCAATGGAATATCTGAAAGGTGTGACAAGATCGCCGGACATAGATCTGTTGATGGAACTTGCCCTGATGGTCATAGATAGAATAGAGATCTACAGATGA